In Tenebrio molitor chromosome 6, icTenMoli1.1, whole genome shotgun sequence, one genomic interval encodes:
- the LOC138133888 gene encoding leucine-rich repeat and death domain-containing protein 1-like, protein MGFFKEDAPLCVKTDENNVEVRNYNRFKGDSEGLHHCKLNDFFSNNIDFEINKISVLQLDNCDISEIPHNIHKLNLKQLILTHNKLREVPSCLYSGLKTLELLDLSHNFIETFDIEPACSGTIKTLKLSDNKIRNFPHWILTLPCPQLVEVNYCNNFMVELKPTHELTIRKLELCNAQLRDSDCVFLKGIKTLEYLDVSNDKSKRNYNRFNNVPKLFVRAKWRNLKILKANNVTVSILPQEIFRIATLTELHLINCDLSWIPEEIKNFKNLKILDVSNNTLCSLPAEVSSLENLSVVKAPFNYISLVAEFTNLEILDLYSNSLETVPSCIKNVCCIDLEKNYFDMSLHESYEKYKVKREQLRQMLDHVRTDGPRLLPVEENFVANLDSYSEEFANSDNETYDVDTESECWDDEEPIKLKERNSEITPSDDEWDAKIPTPTDHKHKPKSVPRHFEAHEDWIFCDVEEE, encoded by the exons ATGGGTTTCTTTAAAG AAGACGCTCCGTTGTGCGTGAAAACCGACGAAAATAACGTCGAAGTGCGAAACTACAATCGCTTCAAAGGCGACTCGGAGGGGCTGCACCACTGTAAGTTGAACGACTTTTTCAGCAACAACATTGACTTCGAAATCAACAAAATCTCCGTGTTACAATTAGACAACTGTGATATTAGCGAAATTCCACACAACATACATAAGTTAAACTTGAAACAATTGATTCTAACACATAATAAGCTCAGGGAAGTTCCTAGTTGCCTTTATTCCGGCTTGAAAACACTGGAATTGTTAGATTTATCTCACAATTTCATCGAGACTTTCGACATAGAGCCCGCTTGTAgcggaacaataaaaacattaaaactgtCCGACAACAAAATCCGCAATTTTCCCCATTGGATTTTGACCTTGCCCTGCCCTCAACTAGTCGAAGTGAATTattgtaacaattttatggTCGAGTTGAAGCCAACACATGAGCTGACCATAAGAAAATTGGAGTTGTGCAATGCTCAGTTGCGCGATTCAGACTGCGTTTTTCTGAAAGGGATAAAAACTTTGGAATATTTGGACGTCAGTAATGACAAATCGAAACGCAATTACAATCGATTCAATAATGTACCTAAACTTTTCGTTAGAGCGAAAtggagaaatttgaaaattctcAAGGCCAATAACGTGACCGTTTCCATACTGCCTCAGGAAATTTTCCGGATCGCTACTCTGACCGAACTACATTTAATTAACTGTGATTTATCTTGGATTCCTGaagaaattaagaattttaaaaacctgAAAATTCTGGATGTCTCAAATAATACTCTGTGTTCGCTTCCCGCGGAAGTATCTTCTTTAGAAAATCTGTCAGTCGTTAAAGCGCCTTTCAATTACATCTCGTTGGTAGCTGAATTCACAAACTTAGAAATACTAGACTTGTACAGTAATTCGTTAGAAACAGTTCCCAGTTGTATAAAGAATGTCTGCTGCATAgacttggaaaaaaattattttgacatgtCCCTTCACGAATCTTACGAAAAGTACAAAGTGAAACGGGAACAATTGCGTCAAATGTTGGACCACGTCAGAACCGACGGCCCTAGATTGCTGCCAGTTGAAGAGAATTTTGTTGCCAACCTTGATTCGTATTCGGAAGAATTCGCTAATTCTGATAACGAAACGTACGACGTGGATACAGAATCGGAATGTTGGGACGACGAAGAACCtataaaattgaaagaaaGAAATTCCGAAATAACCCCATCGGACGACGAATGGGACGCCAAAATACCAACGCCCACTGACCACAAACACAAACCAAAAAGCGTCCCTCGCCATTTCGAAGCCCACGAAGACTGGATTTTTTGCGACGTCGAAGAAGAATAA